The nucleotide window tccagaCATTTCtatgctgttgtgaatgtgtctaaGCAGATAAtcttctgctgtgttgttcatgtgtgaaaggagaaaaaactgGAGAAAGTCCCAATTCCCCAGCTTTGCTCCTGAGGTGATGTATGAAAATGACTATAGTGAGCAGAGTAACTACACTGCTAAAATAAGTCCGTTAGTATTTAAGTTTATGAGAAAccttctcacttgatttataacatcagtaaatatttttctaaaagtTGACTCATTTGCGTGTTTAAAGTCTTCTGCAGTACAGTTTGATGTCCATTGACTTTTTGCAGTTgttacttttcatttaaaatcaacaatCATTGCAGGATTACATTTGACCTGCTCATACAACTGCTCATACAACATATTTCCCACAGTGCACTTATTCCATTTTCACCTGATCAAAGAAAAAGTGCCCACCTCTTTTCTCCTCGGCTTTGTGGCGCTGCAGCCAGCTGTAACTGAGCTGCAGGGCAAGTGATGCATTTGAGCGCTGGTGTTTCCCCGACAGTCCCAGGCTCATGGGCCCGACCACAGCTTCGTACTGATCCAGCTCAGGAGAGACGTCCAGAGGACACTGTAGAGGGTCACGAACAAGTTCAGATGCCTTTATCACATAGATGTGTGCTGTAAAGGCTAACATTTAAGTTATCTGTAAAGAACTAAATCACACAGTGACTCAAAACTCCACGTCATAACGGTTCAATGGTCAAAACTGATTTGAACTTATTATTCAAGGATGAgggtttttattgtattattaacaTATAGGTCCCATGTGTCTCTATCCATTATTGTATTGTTTAAGGTTACATGTAAATTTGcatgtccacacaaacacattttcattttaaaaagtcttcaaTCTTCGTCAAGGTGACCGCTGAGTAATCTCTGTCCATATTAACACACCTGACTGAAAGCATATATTACATGACCGTTAATGTANNNNNNNNNNNNNNNNNNNNNNNNNNNNNNNNNNNNNNNNNNNNNNNNNNNNNNNNNNNNNNNNNNNNNNNNNNNNNNNNNNNNNNNNNNNNNNNNNNNNNNNNNNNNNNNNNNNNNNNNNNNNNNNNNNNNNNNNNNNNNNNNNNNNNNNNNNNNNNNNNNNNNNNNNNNNNNNNNNNNNNNNNNNNNNNNNNNNNNNNNNNNNNNNNNNNNNNNNNNNNNNNNNNNNNNNNNNNNNNNNNNNNNNNNNNNNNNNNNNNNNNNNNNNNNNNNNNNNNNNNNNNNNNNNNNNNNNNNNNNNNNNNNNNNNNNNNNNNNNNNNNNNNNNNNNNNNNNNNNNNNNNNNNNNNNNNNNNNNNNNNNNNNNNNNNNNNNNNNNNNNNNNNNNNNNNNNNNNNNNNNNNNNNNNNNNNNNNNNNNNNNNNNNNNNNNNNNNNNNNNNNNNNNNNNNNNNNNNNNNNNNNNNNNNNNNNNNNNNNNNNNNNNNNNNNNNNNNNNNNGCACTTTGGCCCAATACAAATTTTCAAATTGGATTTGATTAATGTACACGGATCATGCATGTGCCAATACAATGCCAGAGAAGCTGGTGAAGATTAAGAAAAGGGATTTATTTTCGAGGATAAATGATGAGGTGGAATTTACAGTGCTAGCAACGTTTTGTATTCACTGTCAAGTAAATTGACTGACACGACCCAGTCAGAAGATATTACACATATTAGTGTGGACGTGGCCTTACTCCCATATAAGTGAGGGCTAAACACAGTGTCTTTCTTCTCACCCCGATGTCTTCAGCTCGGCGCTGCAGGATTGTCAGGGGACTGGGCTGTTGTCGGACAGTGAACGCTGGTACACCTGGCTGAGGACAGAGGCAGCCATCACAACATAAACTACATCGGTCTGCCCTCATTGTTACTGCAGTAAGTTGAAGTTCTTTCTAATTGCTTTAATTATGGAACTCAACACAGGGGATCTGTCCTCACAACCATCATATCTGTGCCTGATATCACTTCAGCTAAAAACAATGTGCTTTGCACCTCATTACAAGATCATAATCATCACTGTGTACTCCATGGAAAGATAGTTAGTGCCATATTTCCTTTACTGCCTCACCTTGTGGATCAAATTAACTACAGAGGGTTTTCAAACTTAAAAGTCTGATATTACCAgctgatttatacattttaattttcaaatctATTATGTGgagtttgtaaatgtgtataaggcttcatgtgtttttttctgactgttttctttctctgtggtgTACACTTGTAAAATAGATGCTTGGGTAAATCactgaatgaaataaatatgatatCATATTGTTAACATTCGTCTAATAAGCATTTGATCTGTTTGTAACACTTAGTGAAGGAACTTTGTTGTACCTTAAATATCCCAGCCTTCTGCCAAGCAATCTTCTCCATTGTGTCTCCAAGCAGACTACAGTGATCAAAACCAAGAGATGTGATCCCACACACCCATGGCTTCCTATGGACCAATCACAATGATCAACCACTGCAGCATGAAtagaaaacatttagttttattttattaagcaAGACAGATTAtacatctaaaatatatataaaaccattCCTTTATCCAAAACATTACCTAATTATATTTGTGCAGTCATACTGCCCTCCAATCCCCACTTCAATGACTGCTAAATCCACCTGTGCTCAGAGAAAAGCCACAAAGAACAGTGTCAGGCTttttgagggtgtgtgtgtgtgtgtgtgtgtgtgtgtgtgtgtgtgtgtgtgtgtgtgtgtgtgtgtgtgtgtgtgtgtgtgtgtgtgtgtgtgttggggtacAGGGGTATGTAATGGTTCACTGCGGTGGGCTGCTGTGTGCAGCTTTACCCTCTCCTGCAGGAAGACGTGAAAGGCCAGAAGCGTCAGGAACTGGAAATAGAAGGGCATGGTGCCTCCATGGGCATCCTGTGGATTCATGGAGGTTTGTTGGAGCAGCTCAGTTGGTTTTTACATGAGACACtaaacacatgacacacagcagcagcctgacaCATCTgctcaaccctaaccctaaccttgtCATGTCTATAGTCTGATGCACAGATAGCTTTGTATTATGTCATTTGTGACTTTTTTGTGGTCATGTTGGTTGGGTTAGACTGCttgacttttcacaatgcacACACAGTATCTGTAATAATGGAATACAAGCACAACTTGTGTGTCAAGAGCAGGGGGACTGCAGCTACGTTGGGCTTGGTTGGGCTAAGGCATGTCAAAAAGAATCCCTGTTAGTTTTCTCTTGAAGTCTAATagagacaggggtgaaaacaatacaCTACTTCCAGCTAAGCCCGCACACAGGATAACACATATTTGCTTCCCACTTTTGGAGACAGCTCGTAATCagtaatgtatttatatagagcttgtctagtcttgatgaccactcaaagcgctttacagtacagtttattggcattcacatattcacacacacattcatacagtgctcTATGGGACGAacatttttttctatgaggggccatttgaggttcagtatcttgcccaaggacactttggcctgctgatggggaagactgggatccaaccaccgaccttctggttggaggacgaccgctctacccaGTTAAGTAAATAACTGGTAATTCAAACGTTGGCTAAGTAAATCCACAATTGCTTTAAACAaccaataaaatataatctgCACTTACAGCACAAATATTTTTGCCTACCTGACCTACCACGTTTCCACAGGACATATAATGACATGTACAATGGATGGCGACATTCTCATAGATAACATGCAGTTGATGTAAATCAAGATTATAGGATTAATGAGTACAGGCTTCTGTATTAATGGTGATGAGTAGTACTCAACATAGTTACCTGGCTGCCAATTAtgaagataaatacaaatacataagtgtaaaatatgtgatttttgataatttatgttattgtatttataaCTTGTCAGTAAAATATTTTCAGACCTGCTTTGATGTTAACCCCTCCATTGATTTTACATGTCATTCACAAGTCCTCCAGGCAAACGAGAAGTTTAAAGTTGAAGTTGGTCTGATGGTATCAGAGTGTGTGTACTAGGGTACTGAACAATAATGTGAAAGCTGAGtgaagtggtggtggtggttgtaaAAAACTTAAGTCTGGACTGATGCTCATAGTAATTTATTTCCTATTAAAACCAGAGAACACCATAAACAAATCCATGTATCCACTTTCATAAAAGTCATATGGACTAAAATCATGAAAGGTTCCTACCTTTGTGTCATCCAGTCGCTCATAAGCCTCCCAAAAGTACTTGGTAAAAAGATGCATGCTGATTGGCCATCCATTGATGCGTATTCTCTCTCTGACATGAACCAAGTGTGGAGAGCTAAAGGCAGAAAGACTGTGGTTACAATCCTTGAATTCATCCActggattttaaaaagctttCCCATGGACTTTTGAAAGTAGTGAGGGGTGTTACACACCAAAAGGACACATATGAAAGTTATACTGTATGTTAACTTATGATGTAAAAATGTGGTCGTTATTGTCATTGGACTGTACAGCATTGAGACTAATATGTGATAGGTATgaacaaacagtaaaaaggtTCTGCTCTTACTTGGCTTACGCCCCTCCATTGAACCATGATTCTGACCTATAGAGCTCATTCCTCCCTCCATGGTTATTATTTTAACAAGATAAATATGCATGTCACCATACCCAAAGCAAACTACAGATAAACGCCTGCTATCTCCCAGACAGGCAGACATGAAACAGCAAAATCTGTTAACCATTAATTAGTCGGAGAGCAAACCAGCCAAAGTCCAGACTCCGAACACCACTgatgataatataatattgtaATACGTTTTCGTATTTAATATGGTTTTGTTATAACTGAGTATTTCCCTAATGTGCACTACTTATAAGAGATTTTTGTGAGTATCACCATTATCATTCTTGGCATTTTGCGAAATTATTCTCTAAAATATTTCATTggtaaataataattatcattaattaattagaaaaaGATCAAAATAATGTATAAAATACCTGTAAAATCCTGTGCGAAAGCCACAATTCCTGATTATTCTTTCAGTAAAAGCACACGTTGATCCCTGGAAAAAGGAAATGTAGCTTTTTATAgttggttttgttgtttcacTGTTAAATTAGAAGATGGTTTTGCTGTCTGATACCTTTCCTTTAGTCCCAGTGACATGGATGATGTTGAGTTTGTCCAGTTCACCCACCTGAAAAAATGACAGGTCCAGATATAGTGGTAAACACAGATCCTGAGTGTTCTGACTATATGACGTCTGTTATTTACATGTGTTGGAATGCATCACctgagttgtttttattctttattattgcTGTTCTACATGAATGCAGGACTACAACTGACTACACTGTTGTactatatagatttttttactttactttacattacatttcactaCAGCAGCCTCAATGCTATCAATGAGGTTATCCTCAACAGGTAAGACTCCACTTTAGAAactataatgataataaatcagACTGGATGTGACCAGGTCAGTTGTTGAGGGCTCTTCTTCACAATTAGTTTGAATCAAAAAAACTCAGAGATACTTGGATAATGATGGAATGAATGCTGGCGTAATGTTTGTACATACAGTAATGCCAGTGCGATGGAGGAATCCCTGCATGGCCTGGAGCTGCAGGCCTGGATTCTTCATACGTCCATTATTCTGCAGGCtgttcaggacacacacagctctctgagaacacacagacacacacacacacaaacacacacattgacacttATAGGAACAACAATTCAACCAATATCAAACCatgttaaacaaaaaaacattttactcacATCTTACATGTTATGGTGCATATAAAGGAAGcttgaatttaataaaatgtttaatgataCTCACCTGAAAAGTTTTGGTCCTGTTCACAACCACAGTTTGACTCACCATGGTAGTAAAGCCTTATCAGTAAATAAACAGTCTATAACTACGACATGAAAAGTACAGCAATATAAATAAAGCCGGAATAAAGGCAATATAATCAGCATAATGTAGAACACAGCCGGTTATAGACTCTCTTGGACTGAGCATGGGAAACCTCCAACTGGTGTGATCATGTtcctgctgttttttgttttgttttttcaacaaGAGGCCACTGTTTGCACAAGGCAACCGTTCCTCCTAGTTAATAGCCTCATAAAAGCATGCTGGCAGAGGAAAGATatacagagagacaggtggcCATCAGAGTCAAAACATTGGTTTTAACTAACTAATATTCTATATTCTACTCTAATACTATATATTTAggtattattttcattaaaaatgctCTATCAGAACGACTGACGGGATTACATTGCTTTCAATAAAGTCAAGTTTTCAAAGTTCCTGCCTCATAATCCATCATGAACTCTCTGCTGGTCTTGGATCAGATTTGTTGTTAGTAAATGAGCTTAATCTGATGGGCACATGTAATTTTTAAGTCCCAGTGTCAGATGATTGGTATATTTTAGCTGACTAAGAGAAAATGTATGGATTTTTGGACAGTGGTCGCCCACCTGAGCTGAGTTTCATGTCACATGCAGTTTTAAGGTCAGTCAGCGCCactgttactgtgtgtttaatTAAGGCATTTTAAGAACTGTTAAcgttaaaaacaacaaccacagtgATAACCAACATGACAACATTATTTCTATGCCAGCATTTTGCTTGTAAGTTTAACCTGCCTTCTCTGTCACAGCTTCATGTCTCTCAGCAACACTTCTTTTCTACACTTTTGTCTTCAATATCTTGCCCAATGACACTTTGGAATTCAGACTGTAGGAGCGCAGTGTACGACCCACTCTACCTTCTCAGCCACAGCCCCCTCATGTAGCATCATCACTGCTACTAGCTACGTTTCTCACTGGAATATTTTAGCTTCCAAGGTTGTCCATCAGAGGGTTGtgtgtgggattttttttaaggtgAGCAATGGGAGTGTGGCCTAAAAATGTACCTTCAAACATCAATTTCACAAGTTTGTGCTGCGTTGTCAGCTGTATGACAGATAAACGGATTTAACTGTGAAAAAGCTTTTTACTATTGAGTCAAGAATTTAGAGAACAGTGTGAAGTCTACGTTGATTACAACAGTTGACTACAATTATGTGACCTAAGTGCTTGTGGAGACAGGTTTCACCTGGGTTACATGCAGGGTATGATGGATGTGCATGGAGTTGGGAAAGGTAAGTTTCACTACATTAGAATTAAATACTTTTTCAATAGAAAATGGGCCGATATACCTATAGGAAACAATTTTCTGGAATCAGTTTTTCAGTAAAATATTTTTGGTAGATAACCTGACATCCTGACCTAGATTCCGGACTGGAGTTCTGTGACGCTTGTTAGCTTTAATGGTCTTATAGGGGCAGGTCTGGTCCCCTTCCATACTGGAACTGCAGTGTCATCTTCCCGGGCTAGAAGAGGGGTGGTTACTCCAGAGATACCTGGAGAAGAAAATACCTGTAGCAGAGCAAACTAAGGATTCATGTGAATATTCAGTTTAGACAATTTGCAAGCTTCAAATCTGGAGTACTGGCAACATAGCAGAGAGAAGATTCAAGGTCCTGATTAGTTCTCTCTGATTGTCAATTAGACAGGGGATGAAAACCAGAGAATAACCCTGAACTTTCTGAAAACTTCTTTCAACCAAGAGATCTGAATTAGGGAACCCTATCAGAAACTATCAGGGAATTCCCAATTCAATGAGGGTAGACTAGATAAATGAGCAAAATAATTGTGTCTTTAGCTTAGTGGAGTTTGGGCAGAGCTGGGTTTAGGGTTACTCATGAGCTTATGAGAATCAGTTGACTGTTACTGTGATACTGCAATGTTGAATGATGGATTGTTGTATGTGAGATCCCATTGTGATGGATGTCTCTAGCCAAACATTTACCATCAAGGGCAGTCCCTTTGAGAGTTTAAACAATTGTTCAGGGTTAATCTCACATTTTTTAAACCAGTTCAGCTTCAAGACATGTCCTTTTGCTCCAGTGTCATGGAAAGTCTAGATAGGGAATGGACAGGGTTTCAAAACTGAGTGTTCACTACTCCCATTATTACTTATGAGGTTGGTGGACAAGTCGATGCAACGGCCGGTTCACCACAATACAGGCATTTTCCAGCTcagtttcttctttgtctttcctctgctgtAGGCTGAGTTTTTCCCAATTGCATTGGCTCCACCTCCTGGGAGCAAGGGGAACCTGCAACTGAATCCTGCACTGACATGGGCAATAGTGGTGGCACAGGCTGAAATTGCTAGAAAGTCGTGTCAGACTTTGACTGTAAGGTTTTCTATTTTCCCTTTCCAAGACGTCTAATGTCTAATCTAAAGGAGACCAGGGATTTCAGGTTGAACCTGAAAACTCCTCCTTAATCTGCTCATCTAGGCCCTTTGATAAAAATCCCATCTAAGAGACATTTCATGCCATTTTGCATCAGAGGAAAAAGTCCAAAAATCATAACCTCCTACTGTTCTAGATTCTTGATTTCATTTCAGAAGCCACAACTGTCGAGGAATTTTTGttcatcctcacacattactgtatgtatcactatatattatgtatataatgtatattacacattatatctttACAGGAGAATAGttcctgtctaattccacacacactatcttctctctctaagcagtaccaaggtaaggttatagataaaggaccaacctACAGTGCATTGTAGCATCTACGCTTAgcgactttcatatctaattcatatgtgcccagacagagaggcaccaacttcaacccTCTCAAACTGTAACTCTTTTGCATAttacaccagtggcaagacgtaaggacacaatatgatttaggaatgcatactttaggcttaactatccaataggatgcaaacacctacatgtaacatagagagtgacagcaattctagccattcatggatgtgctgttagaatgggtgacgcaagtagagggagatgtactgggatgctgtgggagacatcttgagacttgggggtgacaattgctcacgttactctgttagtgtttgtatattgttgcaccttctggtctccttgatgcatcaagtctacattaaaatcttctgcataagacatcagctgctgcctgagttctcctttcaccagcttccagaaaacttccacaACAACTACCAGAGTAGATGGTCAAATGTAATGCCTTTTCAAATGTAATGTTATATACCTTAATTATTcaaagagaatgagagagggCACTTGTTGAACACTTAATGAAACTGAAGGATAAATTCACAGCATTTATAAATGTATGCTGTTAACTCTACAGGTTTTGGGGAGTATACATGTTCAGTCTGGTCCTTGGAGTGCAGCAGGTGAGTGAGTTTATTGACTGTTGAATTAAAGGTGTTAAGCAGGAGGAGACTGAAGTGGTGTTCATGCCAGTCAGCATGATTGCCTTTAGGAAATCAAAGGGATGGGACAAGTTTAAACACTCCAAGGTCTTACCTTGAAACCTATCTATTGATTATTATGGTAATATGATTTACACAAGCTCACTAGCTAAGGAAGATTTACTCATCTCTCCCAGTGCACATTTTACATAAGAAAAATGTCTTGCAACAACACTGAGTGCAGAAAAGCAGGTGATCATCAGCATAACATGATACCTACGTCATGTTTGTAATGTTGCAGGGATATACATATTGGGTCTTCCTCTGTATGCGAGATAACAACTAGAAAATATCTGTGACGGAAATAATGCAGCAAAGACAGAGTATTGTTTCTAGTGCTGTGACTATCCTGCTCTAATTAACTATAGTATGAATCAcaggaaaaatatatttacagtagAGTTCACCTGTCAATGAACTGTGACCATGATACTTTGCTAATCTACAGCAACATGCCATGTATGcataatagaataataatacaatattctTATTTAGATCCATCATTCTTCTCTTATCCTTCAAATGTCAAATctcaatcatttattttaaactttacattacatttcatttagctgacgcttttatccaatgCGACTaaaaagtgcattcaaccatgaatgtacaaacccagaacaacaagaatcaagcaagtacaattttactacaggaacgggttgttgcagtaatgttggcagtaagggagagatgactgtcgagtgtcagACCCAGGTTCCTAGTAGTCTGGTTGGGGGCTACCACGGAATTGTTAAAGGTAATAatcaggtcatgggtgggagagccattccctggaaggaaaagtagttcaggcttgtcaaggttgattttcaggtggtgtgtggAGATCCACTGAGACATGTCAGACAGAtacgtgctgctacctgtgtttcagattggggaaaagagaggattaattgggtgtcatcagcgtaactgtggtaggaaaagccatgtgagtgaatgacagagttggtgttggtggaggggacccaggacagAACCTTTAGGGACCACATGGCctgtagtgagaggacaaggttcagacacagatcctctccaagttacccagTAAGTGTGGGTCGGGAGCAATAGACTGGAGGATGTGAGATGGGAttgggtcaagggggcaggtggttgggcgggcggaggttaccaaggtaagaacttgacTGGGAGACAGTGGGGTGAAAGAGGGaagcgaaggggatgaagatgaagatgaagttgatgaaaatgtaattacagaaggtggatttgaaaatgaggagtcatgtaaattcacacgttcccagagaatttggccgaggaggtggagttgctgctatttttaactccagtctattaattaatcctaaacctaaactaagctacaactcatttgaatgtcttgttcttagtcttccacaccaatccaagaaataccaacagccaatcatatttgctgtagtttaccgtgccctggggcttattctgaatttttaacggaattccctgagtttttatcaaacctagtcctaaagaccgatacaattattattgttggtgactttaatattcatattgacaataataatgatagccttagcgtagcatttatttcaatactagACTCAataggtttcagtcagtgtgtacaccaacctactcattgttgtaaccacacacttgaccttatattatcatacggtgtcaaaattgaaaatctaacagtacttccgcgcaatccaatcctatcagaccataatttaataaccttcaatttttcattatcagaatatatgccactaataaaaaactaatttactagatgtctacctgatagtgctgtagctaaatttaaggaaataattccgattacatttaaacccctTATTATCCGCCCATACAaccaacaaattcattaaaaaccctagctccactgagattgaccatctcgtcgatagctctgtaaggtcattacgattaacattagactcaatagcgcctctaaaaaagaaacatgtaaaacatagtaaattagctccgtggtataattccaagacacatgagttaaaacaagtatcaagaaaactagaaaggaagtggcgctccagcaaccatgttgaatatctcctagactggaagaatagtgttaaagcatataagaaggccctccacaaagcaagagctgcctactactcaaAACtaatacaagaaaataaaaacaaccccaggtttctcttcagcactgtagccaggctgacagagagtcacacctccaccgaacccagtattcctcgatccctaaatagcaatatctttcTGAATTTCTtgaatgataaaattctaactattagaaatcaaatcaaccatctcctgccctcaattggcactaatagCTTAGAtcagctgagaatcttaccaattatttagacagcttctctctgatcagccttgatcagctgaccaaaataatctcatgttctaaaccaacaacttgtatcttagatcccattcctacaaaattacttaaagaaattctgcccctaattgatagtacgttactaaacacaatcaatctatcattatcatcaggatatgtaccacggtcctttaaaatagctgtaatcaaaccccttctcaaaaaaaccaccctagacccagaggttttagccaattacagaccaatatccaacctccccttcctgtctaaaatcctagaaaaagttgtagccaatcagctgtgtgagtttctccaggaaaataatatatatgaagactttcagtcggggtttagagctaatcatagtacagagacagccttggcaaaagtcactaatgaccttctaatagcttcagatcagggatttggGTCTGTCCTCCTtctgttagatctcagtgcagcattcgacacaattgaccatcaaattttattacagaggatagaacagttaattagcattaaaggaaccgccctgaactggtttaaatcatattttccgatcgattccaattcgtgcaaattaatgatgagtcatctgtgctcaccaaagttaaccacggtgttccacagggctctgtgctcggcccaattttattctcattatatatgcttccactaggaaacattatcaggacacactctgtaaatttccactgctatgctgatgacacccagttatacttgtcaataaaacctgaacaatgtaatcaattaactaaacttcaagcatgtctcaagaacataaaaacctggatgacccgcaattttctcttgttaaactcagataaaacagaggttctaatactttGCCCTAAACACCtgagagatacattatctaatgatacagctgcgctagacgacattgcccttgcttccaatgaaacagtcaggaactcgggagtgatcttcgatactgatttatcctttaattcacacttaaaacaaatttctaggaccgcctttttccacttgcatAATAtctaaaaaatcagacatgtccttactcaaaaagatgcagaaaaacta belongs to Hippoglossus stenolepis isolate QCI-W04-F060 chromosome 9, HSTE1.2, whole genome shotgun sequence and includes:
- the LOC118115161 gene encoding folylpolyglutamate synthase, mitochondrial-like → MKNPGLQLQAMQGFLHRTGITVGELDKLNIIHVTGTKGKGSTCAFTERIIRNCGFRTGFYSSPHLVHVRERIRINGWPISMHLFTKYFWEAYERLDDTKDAHGGTMPFYFQFLTLLAFHVFLQERVDLAVIEVGIGGQYDCTNIIRKPWVCGITSLGFDHCSLLGDTMEKIAWQKAGIFKPGVPAFTVRQQPSPLTILQRRAEDIGCPLDVSPELDQYEAVVGPMSLGLSGKHQRSNASLALQLSYSWLQRHKAEEKRGGLSLVPAGCRLSSQAAPFQPSTAMLKGLQETEWLGRSQTLKCGSVTYYLDGAHTTASMQACVCWFRQEMMQRDQTHRALKILLFNTTGERDSAALLKVLLTCQFDYALFCPNVAETPADNTAHHSISVCVQRLLAHCRANQSSWQSLNAAETIHHHQRHLVTSPVSHSLVFPCILSALRWINQEEQPVSKPAGSVGSTEFSGRLRETGTMSVLVTGSLYLVGGVLKHLEPTLDS